In Lactuca sativa cultivar Salinas chromosome 5, Lsat_Salinas_v11, whole genome shotgun sequence, the DNA window AGTAAGTACTTATACCTAGCCGAGTATTTGTAAAATACAACCCACCACTCCACTATCGACATGTCACCGTTCCAAGCACTTTACGATAGTTGATCACAGACATCAATCGATGTCAACCGGACACTCAATGACAACTTCTATTGATGTCACCTTAATGGAAAACCAACGACTGCGGACCATTCTTAAAGAAAAATTGAAATGAGCACAACAAAGAATGGTTGATTTGGCAAATACCCACAGGACTGACAAGCAGTTTGCGGTTGGCAACATAGTGTATTTACGACTCAAAGACTCTTGGCAATAGCCAGTTCACACTCGCACCACCAATAAGTTGAGCAAAAGATTCTACGAACCTTTCTAGATTATACAACGAACATTTTGAAATCAAACTCCTACCCCATTACCAGACATGCCACTTCCTAATTATCAAGCACTTCAAGTAACCCAATTGTTAGACCATTCTAAACATCAGACAAAACTACAAGTTCTGGTTATGTGGAACAACCAAGATGTCACTAAAGCAACCCGGGAAAATTATGAAGATTTTCGCCTCTGATTTCCTGAATTTTGTGCCTCTGATTCATATGCTTTTGAGCTCGAGGACGAGCTCACACTAAAGGGAAGGGCAGTTGATAAGCAACAAGAGTCCAATGGCATTGGCCCATCCGAATCCATCCTAGTTGTGGGAAAAGAGGGACAACCCAAAAGAGATAAGAAGAAGCCAACTTGTTTCCTAGATTAACTCATCTGGGTCATGTGAAGAAATAAGACTTGGTCTTGCAAACACCAATTAATCAAAGTAGTCACTTTTCTTTAGGACTCCATATTGTTACTGCTTCCATGTTCTTCCTTGTTTTTAGTTTCCAGTATGCATATTTGCTCTTTATATTGTAAGTTTCAAGTTGTTAATGAATATCCAGAAAATTGCTCCGTTGATTTTGGTTTTCTTCTCAAACTTTTTGGGAAATTTGCCTCCTCGATTTGGCAACTGTCACTATGTTTGACTAAGTTTTCTTAAAAAATATCTTCCCACGCCGAACTTTTGTTTCCAATGATACCAACGGAAGAATGGTTTTTGAAGACCATCAAACCGAACAAAGTCCTAAATATTACCTTGATACCTGATTGAAATTTTAGCcataaaaaaaaagattaaagacTTTTCGAGTATCGTTGCTATGTACaagaataatttatttattgtgtaaACTTGTGACAATCACCATAATCAAAATTTATGGTGATTATAAAACCAACGACTTAATTACTGAATTAAGCAATATTAAACACATAAATGTAACCGAAAGTTTGGTTTAATTACTGATTTTAATTCAGTTTCAAAACATAGAAAAAatagataattttttttgtttaatttatgtGTTTCCTGGTTCAACTACTCAAACAACCATTTAAAATATCATACATTGATGATTCATTTTTTTATTCATGTACTGTCCATTTTAAACGTCACATAATAGcagtgttgcaaaactcggccTACTCGGCCGATTACTCGGAATCGACCCTCTACCGAGGCGAGTAATGTGAActcagccaaaaaactcgaattCAGTCAAACTTGGTTAAATATCGGTGAAACTCGGTcaaaaatcggtcaaactcgtTCAAACTCAGGcctactcggtcaaactcggctaactcggtcaaactcggtcaatgggtcaaaattgtcataaaaagagaaaaaattaAGAATTTCAAGATTAGTATGTATAATGcagttaatgatttattatttaacacatacATGTGATTATTAGTACATATATAtctaaattttcagtaattatttacATAATGAGACAATTGtgtgtatttcagtttttatgtattcacattTATCTATTtttggttatatatttcaatcaaattatgatttgACGTATGATTTTGGCATAtataattttccaaaaaatatttctatacgaattaccgaatccgagtaacTCGCTACTCCCCGGTCGGCCGAtcaggtaccgagtaacgagttctacaaccttgcatAATAGTATCATTTTGTATCGAACACGAGCCAAAATTTTGTATTTAGAAATTGGAAAGTCAATTTTTTGTAAATGCAAAGACCCATTTTCCAACAATTATATATCTGTAGGACCTACAAATTAGTGGCGCTATCTTTTAGAAACATTAATTTTTTGTTTAAGTGTTTCCCAACGATTATTGAACAACCTAATTTATATATTTTCTTTGATAAAATAGTTAATacatttttgatttaaaaataaaataaaaagcccACATTAAACTAGCCCATTAAATCAAGTCCGTTGATTAGTAAATCTTGTTGCGCAATCCATTGAAATTTGAAACCCTATTAAAATCCGCTTATTTCAGCTCAACGGCTCAACCCATTGTGAAATCATTAACCTTACGAAAATTACCGAAGGAAGTGAGCGTTTGTGTTTCTGTTACTGTTACCCGGACCCACCTTGCAGTTGGATGCATGGAAGACGACGATAAGAGTAACTCAAGCAATCAATTTAATGATGATGGCGATGAAAACCGAATTGTTCAACTACTTCTGCATACCAATATTTCCAGCAAGAGAAAACAATACAATTGTTTTGGTATGATATTCGAAACTTTCCTGATTCGCTGCTTATAGAAATTCTCGCTAGATTACCCGTGAAATCGATTTTTAGTTTTAAAAGTGTGTGCAAGCAttggcaaaccctaatttctcaccCTTCCTTCTGCCGATTCTATTACTCGGTTCGCAATTCCAATGCAGCATTGTCCTCGCGGCCTTTCAGAATCTTGCGTAGGTACTCTGGCCTACCGAACTTCAAGGAGTTTGTTAATCGTCTTGGTACTGAAATCGACAGTATGTCCGAATTCTCTGTTCATTTTCTTTCTATCAATAAAAAACAATATGATCGATTCAGGGTTTTAGCTATGAGTAATGGTTTGATTCTGTGTTGTTGGCGTTCTCCAACACCGTTTGTTTACTACATCTGTGATCCACTCACTCGACAATGGATCACTTTACCTAGATGTAGACTCAACTACCACTATACCTTCAAGGAAGGGCTTATTACTAGGGTTAATAAAGATCATATGCTTACAGGTTATACAGTTGTTAGGTTCAACCATTTTGAATCGGATTATCTCAATTTAGAGATGTTAACATCCGAAACAGGCAAATGGATCAGCTACAAGCTACCTTCCTCTATTCCCTTACTGGAAGATGCCGGTGGCCCAATCTATTGTTATGGGGCTCTCCATTGGCGAGTTTGTAATTGTGAGGGGTTTGATGGCCTGCTTGCGTTTAATCCTTACAAAGATCCAAAATCTGTTCGCCTAATTTCACTCCCAGATGAAAGAGATCTCAGGAGAGAGTATGAATTATGTGGTGAGAGCCAAGGGACCCTTCGCTATTTCTAGGTGACTGATGATTCCATTTTCACCAATTTCTATTTGTTCAGCATGTGCGTTATGAAGGATTATGAGAAAGGAGAATGGTGTTGTGAGTTTAAAGTGAGGCGTAGCGATCTTCATTGTAACAATCTGGAATTGAGTAATCGGCTGTTTCGGTGCAGAAGGTTTCGTCCTTTATCGTTTCATCCGTTGAATCCAAATGTTGTGTATTTGCAATGCATGAAGCCTGAGCGTATTGTCTCGTATAATATTCCGAACAGAAGGCTGGATGTTGTGTCTAGTCCAATTGACTTTGGTCAATTCATTGACTCCTCTTCTGTGATTCGGTTAGTGTTACCAAGATGGCCGGTGATTGTTCCAACTGCCACTGTTAAAAGCAAAATAAAGAGggtaaattgaagaaaatagcAATGTCTTTTACTATTTTTACCAATATAGGCAATGTATTTCATAATTTCATCATGCTTACATTTTTGACAAAAAGTGTCTACCAAATTTAAGTGCCTTGTTTGGACATTGAGGACTATATATGATCGgtcattacatttttttttttaaattgatgtACCTATAATACCCTTTTGTTGGTCGTGTTAAAGTTCATTATTGTAATTGGGTAACTTGTCAAAGAATGATGtcacaacaaaaataaaaatcgGAAGTACAATGCTAAACCATCTGAGATTCAATGCCTATGCCTTCATGAACAACTCCACAACCTGTTTTACTTCCCTATATCTTTTTTAATTTCCTCTAAATTTTCCTATTTTTTACTTGTGTTCAgttcattgactttgaccaaactGTAACATCCTATAGACaacaacagaaaaaaaaaaacaaatcttgTTAAAAAATCCATGATAATTAAGCAACCAATAAACTAAACTAGTCAGATAAAGCTATGGAAACACAAAAGGacttatataatataaattagttTACAAACACTAACAACCCAAATTTCATGCCTTAGCCATAATAATCAAGACTGTTTATTAAACCCATTTTTCCTGTTACCCGATTttgaaaatgttaaaaatacacAAACCCTAAAGATAATTTTACAAGTCTCTTAGCCACTAAACtagtatattttttatattattataatcatAGTTCATAGGCCAATTCAATAAGAAGAGGAGATAAAGAAGAGCAAACGGAACATGTCAATAAGAAAGCAGAAGACTCGAATTCTTTGTCTTATTCTAAACTACCAGATTTTGATGGGATGAAATTTGATGTAAATGCTCCTGTGGTTTTAACATCCTCAGCATCAACAACatccaagaaaatcccaatcTTGAGTTTCTCCTATACCGAGAAGAGGATCATCATCTTTCTCTCGAACTTTAAAACATAAAAAGGAAGGAATTGATGTTCATGTTAATGGAAAATGATGGATCATCAGTTCTTGGTATTTTTAAAATTAAGGGGATGTTGGGCAATAGTCACTTTGATTTTGCTCCGAGTTCTTCTCGTAGTCATTCGGGTGGTATATCATCTATATGGGATCCTTCTTACTTTGTTAAGAAGAGGGTTGTTTGCACTGATAACATGATTATTGTTGAAGGGCCTTGGCTTAATTTTGATTTTCTGGTGTTTATGATCAATGTGTATGCTCCTCAAGGTATTCAAGCTAAAAAAGACTTGTGGGGGTACATTCACGGCTTCAAGATTCAAAACCCCGGAAATAATTTGATATTTGGAGATTTTAATGTTGTGAAAAAGTATTGATAAACGGGCGAACTCTAGTTTTTGTAATTATGTGCAAGTCATTTTAACGAGTTAATTATTACTGATACTGAGTTAATTGAGGTGACGATGGGTGGTTTTCATTTTACCAGAAGTACTAGAAAGGGTGAAAGTAAGAAAAATAGATAGATTTCTAGTAGACGAGTGGTTTTTGGAGGTGTTTCCGGATCTTACGGCTATTGCTTTGGATAGGACGCTTTCTGATCATGGTCCTATCCTTTTGAGgattaataatttttattatggtcCGTCAACATTTAATTAAGATATTCGATTCATGGTTTGATCTTGACAGTTTTGATGAGGTGGTTCATCTTTCTTGGATGGATTTTGATGGTGCTAATACTAAAAATTCGTTTACCTATTTGAAAGATCaattaaaatttgatttttacaaAGATCCAAAATTTGTTTGCCTAATTTCACTATGAGATGACAGATATCTCGGGAGTGAGTGTCTACAGATGGGAACTTTTCAATTATGTGGTGAGAGCCAAGGGACCCTTCGTTATTTTCAGGTGGCTGATGGTTCCATTTCCACCAAGTTCTATTTGTTCACGTTGTGGATTATTATGGATTATGAGAAAGGAGAACGGTGTTGTGAGTTAAGGTAATCACGTAGCGATCCTCATTCTAACGATCTGGAATTGAGTAATTGGCTGTTTTGGTACGGATTTTAGTTTTTAGGAGAATACATTAATTGGTAACCCATAATTCAAATattcaaggtttttttttttttttttttttttttttttttttttttttttttttttttttttcttttttaactttTTCAATAGATCCCTTTTAGTTGTTCCTAAATTTATGGTTGCAATGAACTATAAAGGCTTTGTGGGTTTACTACTTGATGCACTTTTCTAGTGACGGAATGCCACCAATGACTTGATGATTGAAGTTGGAAACCAAAAGGGGACAGGTTACAGTGTCTTTAGATACTAATATGTTTTCTTGACGATACCTGTGACGGAACTACAATAACATGCTCATCTACTATAGGATGCAATTTTCTAACATCACTTCTCCACCCCGGTTGTGAAAGAAGACACATCAATGTTCCATTTTTAGATGACATCAGAGTTACTAATATTCATTTATAGCTTTGGCATATATTTGCTTATTTCCCATTATAAATGTGAATGAGTATTTTAAGCTGCTAGTTATGATTCTTACCTACGATTTTCATGACAAAATGATGACAAGTGCAGAATGGAACTAAAATATCAAACGTAATCAACCACTTTCAAAATACGAATGAAAACGGTAAATAAAAGAGACACAAGGATTTACATGGAAAACCCAAAAGGGGAAAACCACAGGCGTAAGAAGCCAATAAACAATCTACTATAATTTTGCAGTGTTACAGAGTTTGAACTACGAGTTTACAAAGAGCTAAAATGGTAGAATAATTTTGATGTTACAACTGGCAGaccattttgatatatatatatatatatatatatatatatatatatatatatatatatatatatatatatatatatgtatgtatatattattctattctaactaattattgtgcggatatcgtatgctatgagaatgataaaaaaaatatgttgtttggtaatataaatacgttcaatGTTACATAACTATTATCAATAACACACATTCTCACTagttaaatcgtctataaggttattatacacttgttattattattttcatttctgtcagaatgtttattgtgTCATATTttgtcagaatgaaaatgagtgaaaaacgatgtgtgagaacaaaaataaataataattagcgagaatgcatgaaaatgacgatatttttgtaaggttgaacgtattcgcactgctaaacaacttattctcttagtaattctcaaagcatacgatatccgcacaataattagttagaatacttgaacctatatatatatatatatatatatatatatatatatatatatatatatatatatatatatatatatatatatatatatatatatatatatatatatatactaggttacaACCCGTGTAAAACACaggtaaaaatgaaaaataatattgaaaaaattaaaataatataaaagcaattttataatataaatacATTATgttaaatacaaaaataagaaacatattattatttatttgtttattataacatcCCACTTTTATATTCCCTGTTTCAACTGTACTTTAAAAAAATGTTGTAACAAAGAGATTTTAGAAATCAaaaaaacaatacatta includes these proteins:
- the LOC122196332 gene encoding F-box protein At5g49610, encoding KPNCSTTSAYQYFQQEKTIQLFWYDIRNFPDSLLIEILARLPVKSIFSFKSVCKHWQTLISHPSFCRFYYSVRNSNAALSSRPFRILRRYSGLPNFKEFVNRLGTEIDSMSEFSVHFLSINKKQYDRFRVLAMSNGLILCCWRSPTPFVYYICDPLTRQWITLPRCRLNYHYTFKEGLITRVNKDHMLTGYTVVRFNHFESDYLNLEMLTSETGKWISYKLPSSIPLLEDAGGPIYCYGALHWRVCNCEGFDGLLAFNPYKDPKSVRLISLPDERDLRREYELCGESQGTLRYF